A genomic segment from Nicotiana tabacum cultivar K326 chromosome 7, ASM71507v2, whole genome shotgun sequence encodes:
- the LOC107804021 gene encoding mitogen-activated protein kinase kinase kinase 1-like: MYAKQKKLRPRLDRRNALRNVDYDASQSTPSSPSSFEDQPTHRTRSLDLYPLTDCTSFRIDGVGGEFDVICRSLGLSGPEDFAIPVAAWEARKPCSRSDRLRRSRFADSRRDSDYKLETSNESNRRLNDSPENVIEVSSSESEEETKPCSHSDRFSSENEFESSDEVFDSVRNGVRVTVGGELNHGLNSSPENGIKIRVSELEDDYLPTDLKCGIRGSRPPRLAPPASPVDEFTSAWDFIKSFGPADDEDMVSPSHVESTSDDILGNEQVGDIIAKNEERNEDFVKSASQVSQTSSESYVEGVRDAAEDVPDLNSKSQSHGSYSLISKTSSKSPSGESTSAVSNISSNSQSDESYTLILKPVYSVSPNGSPSIKSWQKGDFLGSGSFGTVYEGFTDDGFFFAVKEVSLFDPGNQQSLYQLEQEISLLSQFRHKNIVRYHGTEKDESKLYIFLELVTKGSLASVYRKYRLRDSHVSDYTRQILSGLHYLHSRNVIHRDIKCANILVDVSGSVKLADFGLAKAAKLNDIKSCKGTAFWMAPEVVNRKNNGYGLPADIWSLGCTVLEMLTGQIPYSHLEGMQALFRIGRGEPPPLPDTLSAEAQDFINRCLRVNPSDRPTAAELLEHPFVKKPLSNFSSPAAP, encoded by the exons ATGTATGCGAAGCAGAAGAAGCTAAGGCCTCGACTTGACCGGCGAAACGCCCTAAGGAACGTCGATTACGACGCTTCACAGTCGACGCCGTCATCTCCGTCGTCGTTCGAAGATCAGCCTACTCACCGGACTCGGTCGCTTGACCTTTATCCTTTGACCGACTGTACAAGCTTCAGAATCGACGGTGTTGGCGGTGAATTCGACGTTATTTGCCGCTCTTTAGGGCTTTCAGGTCCTGAAGACTTTGCGATTCCTGTAGCTGCTTGGGAAGCTCGGAAACCTTGCTCCCGTTCTGACCGTTTGCGCCGCTCTCGTTTTGCTGATTCCCGCCGTGACTCTGATTATAAGCTCGAGACTTCAAATGAATCGAACCGCCGGTTAAATGATTCGCCGGAAAATGTGATTGAGGTTTCGTCTAGTGAATCGGAGGAAGAGACCAAACCATGCTCTCACTCGGACCGTTTCAGCTCTGAGAAtgagtttgagagctcggatGAGGTTTTTGACAGTGTTAGAAATGGTGTTAGGGTTACTGTTGGCGGTGAATTGAATCACGGTTTAAATTCTTCACCTGAAAATGGGATTAAGATTAGGGTTAGTGAACTGGAGGATGATTATTTGCCTACGGATCTGAAATGTGGAATTAGGGGTTCTAGGCCACCAAGGCTGGCTCCTCCAGCATCGCCCGTGGACGAGTTCACATCTGCTTGGGATTTTATCAAAAGTTTTGGTCCTGCAGATGATGAAGATATGGTTTCACCGTCACATGTTGAGAGCACTTCCGACGACATACTTGGAAACGAGCAAGTAGGAGACATTATTGCTAAGAATGAAGAGCGTAATGAGGATTTTGTAAAAAGTGCTTCTCAAGTATCACAGACAAGCTCAGAGTCTTATGTGGAAGGTGTAAGAGATGCTGCTGAGGATGTTCCAGATTTAAACTCTAAATCACAGAGTCATGGTTCCTACAGCCTGATATCGAAGACAAGCTCCAAATCACCTAGTGGTGAATCCACTAGCGCTGTCTCAAATATAAGCTCTAACTCACAGAGTGATGAATCCTATACATTGATTTTGAAGCCTGTATATTCTGTTTCTCCAAATGGTTCTCCCAGTATAAAATCTTGGCAAAAGGGAGATTTTCTTGGTAGTGGGTCATTTGGAACCGTGTATGAAGGCTTCACCGA TGATGGATTCTTTTTTGCGGTCAAGGAAGTTTCGTTATTTGACCCAGGAAACCAGCAAAGCCTTTATCAATTGGAACAG GAGATATCTCTTCTAAGTCAGTTTCGACATAAAAATATAGTTCGCTATCATGGAACAGAGAAG GACGAGAGCAAACTGTATATCTTTCTTGAGCTTGTTACAAAAGGTTCACTTGCAAGTGTCTACCGCAAGTATCGCTTGCGTGATTCCCATGTTTCAGATTACACCAGGCAAATTTTGAGTGGGTTGCATTATCTTCATTCCAGAAATGTGATTCACAG GGACATTAAGTGTGCCAATATTTTGGTGGATGTTAGTGGTTCTGTGAAGCTTGCAGATTTCGGACTGGCAAAG GCAGCAAAATTGAATGACATAAAATCTTGCAAAGGAACTGCATTCTGGATGGCCCCAGAG GTCGTTAATAGGAAGAACAACGGATATGGGCTTCCTGCTGATATATGGAGTCTGGGTTGCACTGTCTTAGAGATGTTAACTGGCCAAATTCCTTATTCTCACTTAGAAGGG ATGCAAGCACTGTTCAGGATAGGTAGAGGCGAACCTCCTCCCTTACCAGATACGTTATCGGCAGAAGCTCAGGATTTCATAAATAGATGTTTGCGAGTTAATCCGAGTGATCGGCCAACTGCAGCTGAACTACTGGAACATCCATTCGTAAAGAAGCCACTGTCAAATTTCTCAAGTCCTGCAGCCCCATAA